The sequence GCGCCTGCAGTTTCTTTGACATAACTCCATCCTCGCTTCCAAGGTAAAGAGTCTCCAAGAATCCCAGGGCGATACAGGTCGACGTCCGGCCCTGCCTCGTGAATTGTTTGATATGTTCGAGGCCGCAAAACAAACCGCATACGCGACCCGCGACCTGCTTCGCCTCAATTCACTGCTGTTCTCCCACTTGCACTTCGAGGAGCAGGATCGGGAGTTCGGCGAAGACCCCTTCCCCTATGGCGTCTCCGCCAACGCAGCCGCGATTCGAACGGCGATCAACCGCTCCGTCGCCGACGGTTTGCTCGAGCGACCGCTTCAACTTGAAGAGCTCTTTCCGGCGGAACTCCTCGAAACCTAGGATGAGACGAGAGACTCCCCGTGGAAGTGATTGACAACATGGATCTTCCCCGCCGACGCGACAATCAGCAGTGGATTCTCGATTACCTGATCAAGACCACCGGACGGGCGCAGACTTTTGAGCCTGACACGCGCATCCTTCCGGCCGAGGTACGCAGTCATGTCATGATCTCCAAGATCGTCGGTCAACGGGCGCTGCGCTCGGAGCAACTGGCGCGTGACGCGGAAGCGGCTGGGCATCGGCACGTCGCGCTCACTGCATACGCAGACGCGGTCAGGTCATACGTCGATGCCCAACACAGCATTTTCGACCCGGAGCGGTTCGACGAGAAACGGTACTGGTTCGACCGCGCGATCGCCTGTAACACTCGTGTCCGTGCCTTGTCACCGCACCCTATCGAGCGTATCGAGGTTCCCTGGGAGGCCGCGTCGATGCCGGCTCACCTCCATCTCCAGCCGGGAAGGAAGAAGGGGCCCATGATTCTGTTCATTCCGGGTATGGACGGAACAAAGGAAACGTCCGGCATCGGTCCGCTGGCTGAGGTGTTCATGCCGCACGGTGTCCACGTATTCAGCATGGATGGACCTGGCCAGGGGGAGAGCACTTTGCGAGGGCTCCATATCACCGACGACAACTACGAGCGGGCCATCTCTGCCGCGCTTGATCTGTTGCTCGAGCTTCCGGAGGTCGATCCCGAACGTATTGCGGTGATCGGACGGAGCTTCGGATCTCTCTGGGCGTTACGTGCAGCAGCACGCGACCCACGAGTCAAAGCGGTGGCGGTGGACGCGGTCTGCTTCGGAGACAAACGGGCAATTTTCGAGCGGGCGTCTCCAAGGTTCAAACAGATCTTCATGATGATGGCCGGTGAGGATGACGAGGCCCGTTTCGACCGAATGGCAGAGCGCATGGTGATCCTCGGTCACGGCTCCAAGATCATGTGTCCCACCTTGATATCGGCTGGGGAGTTCGACCCGCTAACCACCCTGCATGAAGTCGAAGCGGTGTTCGATGAACTCGCCGGTCCCAAGGAGTTGTGGATTCTGGAGGATCAATTCCACTCCTATCGTGACGTCCCGGGTCTTCTAGTGGTCCGTCGCGGATTTGGTGACTTGGTCTCCTGCCGGACGATCCCCGCTGTGGCAGGGTTCGTGGCACTGCCTACCCCGGTCATCAAATAGCAGACAGACCACTAGGTATCGACAATCTTCACTTCATGGTGGATTGGATCCTGGACGCCCTCAACGGCCGCTACGACGTGGACCACCGGCGAGCGACGCTGGTCACGAAGGGTGGGGCGGGCCCTTACCGAGATCAATCTCCGTTCCGACCGTGGCGAGAAGACGGAGACAGGAAG comes from Acidimicrobiia bacterium and encodes:
- a CDS encoding alpha/beta fold hydrolase, with the translated sequence MEVIDNMDLPRRRDNQQWILDYLIKTTGRAQTFEPDTRILPAEVRSHVMISKIVGQRALRSEQLARDAEAAGHRHVALTAYADAVRSYVDAQHSIFDPERFDEKRYWFDRAIACNTRVRALSPHPIERIEVPWEAASMPAHLHLQPGRKKGPMILFIPGMDGTKETSGIGPLAEVFMPHGVHVFSMDGPGQGESTLRGLHITDDNYERAISAALDLLLELPEVDPERIAVIGRSFGSLWALRAAARDPRVKAVAVDAVCFGDKRAIFERASPRFKQIFMMMAGEDDEARFDRMAERMVILGHGSKIMCPTLISAGEFDPLTTLHEVEAVFDELAGPKELWILEDQFHSYRDVPGLLVVRRGFGDLVSCRTIPAVAGFVALPTPVIK